In the genome of candidate division KSB1 bacterium, the window GCGACGTGTGTCGGAAGTACGGGATCTCCGAGTTCACGTTCTATCGCTGGAGGAGGAGATTCCAGGGCCTGACGGTTTCGGAAGCCAAGAGGCTGCGCGAGCTGGAGAAGGAGAATGGTCGTCTCAAGAGTATCGTGGCCAACCGAGACCTCGAGATCGAGGCGATGAAGGAGCTCCTCCGAAAAAACTCGTGAAGGCACGGCAGCGCCGCGAAGGCGTCCGCTTCTTGGTGAAGCGGGGCGTCTCGGGAAGACGAGGCTGTGCCTTGGTAGGGATCGGGAAGTCGAGCTTCTATTATGAAGGCGAAGATGGGCGGGAGGACCCGCTCACGAAGAAGATCCGGGAGCTGGCCCGCAAGAACAATCGGTATGGATATCGTCGGGTCTGGGCGCTCCTGCGTCGGAAGGGAACGCGAGTGAACCTGAAGCGGGTGTATCGGATCTGGAAGCAAGCCGGGCTTGGCCTGCCTCGGAGGCGGCCGAGGAAGAGGCTCCCCTTGGGGCGGTCAGCCCCACTCGCGGCGCTTCATGCGAAGCATGGGGTGACCTACGACTTCATGGAAGACCAAACGGTCGATGGTCGGAAACTGCGTTTCCTGACCCTTTTAGACGAGTTTACGCGGGAGTCCCCGGCGATCGCGGTGGACAGACGGATGCCGGCCACGCGCGTCATCGAGGTCTTGGAGCGCACGTTCGAGGCCTGGGGATGGCCCGAGTGGCTACGATCGGACAAGGGGCCGGAGTTCGTGGCCCGGAAGGTACGGGAGTGGCTCGAGGCTCGCGGGGTGAAGACGCATTACATCGATCCAGGAAGTCCATGGCAGAATGCGTTCGGAGAGAGCTTCAACGACAAGGTCCGCGGTGAGTTTCTGAATCTCGAGATCTTCGGAACCGTGCCCGGGGCCCAGGTGACGAGCGATCTTTGGCGGCGGCACTACAATGAAGCCAGGCCCCATTCATCGCTGGGTTATCTGACGCCCAAGGAATTCCGCATGCGCTGGGAAGCACAACATCCGAGCGATCAGAAGAGGAAAAGGAGCGGAAGAACGAAGGAGAGGACGATGGTAGGCGGGGGCTCTGCGCCCTGCGCCCCCGGAGTTTATCGCCTGGATGCCCACCCGGGGAGTAAGGCGCCCCGGTATGGGGGCCCTCGCGGCGCTCA includes:
- a CDS encoding transposase, with amino-acid sequence MKRKQFSEEQMVRILKEAETGTATIGDVCRKYGISEFTFYRWRRRFQGLTVSEAKRLRELEKENGRLKSIVANRDLEIEAMKELLRKNS
- a CDS encoding IS3 family transposase, whose protein sequence is MKRGVSGRRGCALVGIGKSSFYYEGEDGREDPLTKKIRELARKNNRYGYRRVWALLRRKGTRVNLKRVYRIWKQAGLGLPRRRPRKRLPLGRSAPLAALHAKHGVTYDFMEDQTVDGRKLRFLTLLDEFTRESPAIAVDRRMPATRVIEVLERTFEAWGWPEWLRSDKGPEFVARKVREWLEARGVKTHYIDPGSPWQNAFGESFNDKVRGEFLNLEIFGTVPGAQVTSDLWRRHYNEARPHSSLGYLTPKEFRMRWEAQHPSDQKRKRSGRTKERTMVGGGSAPCAPGVYRLDAHPGSKAPRYGGPRGAQVALQRCPILREGQAHSMSSDVCVNRRLRSKSQRSGIVSRLGGRGGGF